From a region of the Halanaerobium hydrogeniformans genome:
- a CDS encoding glycerol-3-phosphate responsive antiterminator: MLYIEGLLKKSPVIPAVKSLSDIQKVPDHINAILILDADILYVEKMIDLAVQKDLIIFLHIDLFKGISRDEYGIRYLARKTGIDGIVSTKGYLIKMAREENLIAIQRLFIIDSSAFDKTLRIIEDAKPDMIEILPGLVYPRLAKILRRKIKQPLIAGGMITNKKDVEDILQKGATAISSSDKNIWKYKDFQKNEKISSQSFKYSL; this comes from the coding sequence ATGCTCTATATTGAAGGACTGTTAAAAAAATCACCCGTTATACCAGCTGTCAAAAGTTTAAGTGATATTCAAAAAGTCCCAGATCATATTAATGCTATTTTAATATTGGATGCGGATATTCTTTATGTAGAAAAAATGATAGATCTTGCTGTACAGAAGGATCTAATAATATTTTTACATATAGATTTATTTAAAGGTATCAGCAGAGATGAATATGGAATTAGATATTTAGCTAGAAAAACAGGGATTGATGGTATTGTCTCAACTAAGGGATATTTGATTAAAATGGCCAGGGAAGAAAATTTAATTGCCATTCAAAGATTATTTATTATCGATTCTTCCGCCTTCGATAAAACTTTGCGGATAATTGAAGATGCTAAACCAGATATGATAGAAATATTACCGGGTTTGGTTTATCCGAGGTTAGCAAAAATATTGAGGCGAAAGATTAAACAACCCCTTATTGCCGGTGGGATGATAACAAATAAAAAAGATGTTGAAGATATTCTTCAAAAGGGTGCAACTGCTATATCCTCTAGTGACAAAAATATCTGGAAATATAAAGATTTTCAAAAAAATGAAAAAATCTCTTCACAATCCTTTAAATACTCTTTATAA
- a CDS encoding glycerophosphodiester phosphodiesterase — MSEILNIAHKGACGYYPENSLLAFERAVEMGCDAFEIDVQLSSDGKIVVFHDEELDNVSDGSGFLKDHTWAELKNLEITDNNEDEKYGVQRILSLKELLKMMQKNDIILNLELKNDLIDYPGMEEKVCEMLKEYKMLDRVIVSSFNHYSLRKFSKICPEIDLGILYMTTLIKPENYVDSLDFKVRSLHPAAKTLDQEVVKGIKASGYEIYPYTVNEKEELKKMIELGVDGIITDYPDRLKEILK; from the coding sequence TTGTCTGAAATTTTAAATATAGCCCACAAGGGAGCCTGTGGTTATTATCCAGAAAATTCTCTGCTGGCTTTTGAAAGAGCTGTAGAAATGGGCTGTGATGCTTTTGAAATAGATGTACAGCTGAGCAGTGATGGGAAAATAGTGGTCTTCCATGATGAAGAGTTGGATAATGTTAGTGATGGATCAGGTTTTTTGAAAGACCATACCTGGGCAGAATTAAAAAACTTAGAAATAACAGATAATAATGAGGATGAAAAATATGGAGTGCAGAGAATTTTAAGTTTAAAAGAGTTGTTAAAAATGATGCAGAAAAATGACATTATTTTAAACTTAGAACTCAAAAATGATCTTATTGATTATCCTGGAATGGAAGAGAAGGTTTGTGAGATGCTTAAAGAGTATAAAATGCTCGATAGGGTTATTGTTTCGTCATTTAATCACTATTCATTAAGAAAATTTTCAAAAATCTGTCCAGAAATTGATCTGGGAATACTCTATATGACGACCCTTATCAAACCTGAGAATTATGTTGATTCTTTAGATTTTAAAGTGAGATCACTTCATCCAGCAGCTAAAACTTTGGATCAAGAAGTTGTTAAGGGAATTAAAGCTTCTGGTTATGAGATATATCCTTATACGGTCAATGAAAAAGAAGAACTAAAAAAAATGATCGAATTAGGAGTAGATGGAATTATTACTGATTATCCAGATAGATTAAAAGAGATATTAAAATAA
- a CDS encoding TRAP transporter large permease has protein sequence MQYAPVAVVFLLYFTGIPIAFALFAAAIYYFAFINVGMPVDLVLQRFISATASFPLLAIPFFIMAGTIMNYSGISSKLMQMADVLTGHMTGGLAQVNIVLSTLMGGISGSANADAAMQCKILVPEMEKRGYDKAFSTAITAASSAIAPVIPPGINLIIYALIANVSVGKMFIAGYTPALIMAFTLMLTVAVISNKRGYKPSREKKATFKEILIQVKESVWALFLPFGIILGLRFGMFTPTEAGAIAVLFTTLVGLFVYKELELKHFPIILKDTVYGTSTVMFIIVAASVFGYYMSWEMIPQAISAVMLGATESRVMMLLLINVLFLVVGMFLEGGAALIILAPLLVPVVTGLGVDPIHFGVVAIVNIMIGGITPPFGSMMFTSCSITGVAINDFVREVIPFILALIVALLVVTYLPGIVMFLPNLF, from the coding sequence ATGCAATATGCTCCAGTTGCTGTTGTATTTTTGTTATATTTTACAGGAATTCCAATCGCATTTGCTTTATTCGCAGCAGCTATTTATTATTTTGCCTTTATAAATGTTGGGATGCCTGTAGATCTTGTCTTGCAGAGATTTATTAGTGCAACCGCTTCATTTCCTTTGCTTGCAATTCCATTTTTTATAATGGCAGGAACAATTATGAATTATTCTGGAATTAGTTCTAAGTTAATGCAAATGGCCGATGTTTTAACTGGACACATGACAGGTGGTCTGGCCCAGGTAAATATAGTTTTAAGTACTCTTATGGGAGGTATTTCTGGTTCTGCTAATGCTGATGCAGCAATGCAGTGTAAGATTCTTGTACCAGAAATGGAAAAGAGGGGTTATGATAAAGCTTTTTCCACTGCAATCACTGCAGCTTCATCTGCAATTGCACCAGTTATCCCACCTGGTATTAATTTAATTATTTATGCTTTAATTGCCAATGTTTCTGTTGGTAAAATGTTTATAGCTGGTTATACACCTGCTTTAATTATGGCTTTTACATTGATGCTTACCGTGGCAGTTATTTCTAATAAAAGAGGTTATAAGCCTTCCAGGGAAAAAAAAGCCACTTTTAAAGAAATTTTGATTCAGGTTAAAGAATCAGTTTGGGCATTATTTCTACCTTTTGGTATAATATTAGGATTAAGATTTGGAATGTTTACCCCGACAGAAGCAGGAGCTATAGCTGTTTTATTTACTACTTTGGTTGGTTTATTTGTTTATAAAGAATTGGAATTAAAGCATTTCCCAATTATTTTAAAAGATACTGTTTATGGAACCAGTACAGTTATGTTCATAATTGTTGCAGCATCTGTGTTTGGTTATTATATGAGCTGGGAAATGATTCCTCAAGCCATTTCAGCCGTAATGCTGGGAGCAACTGAAAGTAGAGTTATGATGCTTTTATTAATTAATGTTCTATTTCTAGTTGTAGGAATGTTTTTAGAAGGGGGAGCTGCTTTAATTATATTAGCCCCTTTATTGGTACCAGTAGTGACAGGTTTAGGAGTTGATCCAATTCACTTTGGAGTTGTTGCTATCGTTAATATAATGATTGGAGGTATTACCCCTCCCTTTGGTTCGATGATGTTTACATCCTGTAGTATAACAGGTGTAGCAATAAATGATTTTGTCAGAGAGGTTATACCATTTATTTTAGCCTTGATAGTTGCATTATTGGTTGTAACTTATCTACCTGGTATAGTAATGTTTTTACCCAATCTTTTTTAG
- a CDS encoding MgtC/SapB family protein — protein MLEYTIRIILSGVLGGVVGYERQTRDKAAGIRTNILVAVTSCLIMITSFRLAMDLGPTDAYADAARIVAQVVSGVGFIGAGTIIKHKDKVKGLTTAAGLWAVAGLGIAVGQGYYFIAIVATLVILSTLALSSLFH, from the coding sequence TTGCTAGAATATACAATTAGAATTATATTATCGGGAGTGCTAGGTGGAGTAGTAGGCTATGAAAGACAAACTAGAGATAAGGCAGCTGGTATAAGAACTAATATACTCGTGGCTGTAACATCCTGTTTGATTATGATAACTTCATTTAGGTTAGCAATGGATCTCGGGCCAACTGATGCTTATGCAGATGCAGCAAGAATCGTTGCTCAGGTAGTTAGTGGAGTTGGTTTTATTGGAGCAGGCACTATTATAAAACATAAAGATAAGGTAAAAGGGCTTACAACTGCTGCAGGATTATGGGCAGTTGCAGGTTTGGGTATAGCAGTAGGGCAAGGTTATTATTTTATTGCAATTGTTGCAACTTTAGTAATCCTCTCTACCCTGGCTTTAAGTTCTTTGTTCCATTAA
- a CDS encoding TRAP transporter small permease: MKKFIKNFEEYLSCFFISITVILVIINVIMRYIFNSGIFWTEELATYSFVWSVFIGASAAYKKRMHIGIDLLTRIVPKKLKELSKMLINFFMVLINGYIAYLSVIFVLESVGRPTPVLGISSAFVNASLLVSFSLMTFHAAHFFIKNLLIFLSDEKEKKLRRAEKSVGVKTEIKEEII; encoded by the coding sequence ATGAAAAAATTTATTAAAAATTTTGAGGAATATTTAAGTTGTTTTTTTATATCAATCACGGTTATTCTCGTAATTATTAATGTTATTATGCGTTATATTTTTAATTCTGGTATTTTTTGGACTGAAGAGCTTGCAACATACTCTTTTGTCTGGAGTGTTTTTATAGGGGCAAGTGCTGCCTATAAAAAAAGAATGCATATTGGAATTGATTTATTAACTAGAATAGTTCCAAAAAAATTAAAAGAATTAAGTAAAATGTTGATAAACTTTTTTATGGTATTGATAAATGGCTATATCGCATATTTAAGTGTGATTTTTGTTTTAGAATCTGTTGGAAGGCCAACACCAGTTTTGGGTATCTCTTCAGCTTTCGTAAATGCATCTCTTTTAGTGTCATTTTCTTTAATGACTTTTCATGCTGCTCACTTTTTTATTAAGAACTTATTAATCTTTCTGAGTGATGAGAAAGAGAAAAAGCTGAGAAGAGCAGAAAAAAGTGTGGGAGTAAAGACTGAGATTAAAGAAGAAATTATATAA
- a CDS encoding glycerophosphodiester phosphodiesterase — MAKILNIAHRGASGAYPENSMLSFKKAIEMGCDGLEVDVQLSSDGEVVIFHDKKLDRVTNGSGLLCQHSFAELKKLEITNNNQDNKFALQRIVSLKELLKMLQENEIFLNIELKNIYIDYPGLEEKVYQLLKEFEMIDRVVISSFNHYSLQRFAQISKEVGLGIIYLANLIDPIAYAESLGFKLRSFHPLYSSLDKERVKKIKNAGYDIFTYTVNDKNDITYVSDLEVDGIITDYPDRI; from the coding sequence GTGGCTAAAATATTAAATATTGCTCACAGGGGAGCCAGTGGAGCCTATCCAGAAAATTCGATGTTGTCTTTTAAAAAAGCTATAGAAATGGGCTGTGATGGACTGGAAGTTGATGTCCAGCTCAGCAGTGATGGGGAAGTTGTGATTTTTCATGATAAAAAACTTGATAGGGTGACTAATGGTAGTGGATTACTCTGTCAGCACAGTTTTGCCGAGTTAAAAAAACTAGAAATTACTAATAATAATCAAGATAATAAATTTGCTCTGCAGCGTATAGTTAGTTTAAAAGAACTGCTAAAAATGCTGCAGGAAAATGAGATATTTTTAAACATAGAACTTAAGAATATATACATAGATTACCCGGGCTTAGAAGAAAAAGTTTATCAACTTTTAAAAGAATTTGAAATGATAGATAGGGTAGTTATTTCATCTTTCAATCATTATTCTCTGCAGAGATTTGCCCAGATAAGCAAAGAGGTTGGTTTAGGAATTATATATTTGGCTAATCTTATAGATCCAATTGCTTATGCAGAATCTTTAGGCTTTAAACTTAGATCATTTCATCCTCTCTACAGCAGCTTAGATAAAGAGAGGGTAAAGAAAATTAAAAATGCAGGTTATGATATTTTTACTTATACCGTTAATGATAAAAATGATATTACATATGTCTCTGATTTAGAAGTAGATGGAATAAT
- a CDS encoding C4-dicarboxylate TRAP transporter substrate-binding protein produces the protein MKKLSLVMAVVLFTGVILIGVGGSMVSADDDFQLTLRLSHVFSPEEQLTKSMDLVADSIREKTDGAINIQTFPQGQIAAYKDGVEQVARGANFISVEDPTYIGDYVPDFTAMVGPMLYSSFDEYVAMTDTELVEELKEELAEEHNIKVLSLDYVFGFRNVITDEVIETPEDLSGLRIRVPGSQLFIETLNAMGANATPLPWGETISAMQQGVVDGIEGSEFTNIGNSIYEVRQNVALTRHFLGACGVYINTDVWDSIPERYQTIIQEEFDEGAVHMVELLDSQHADVVEELESHGVEFNEVDYDAFVEATESIYDTFPGFSDDIYERLQNELEIIRHDLENQ, from the coding sequence ATGAAAAAGTTAAGTTTAGTTATGGCAGTAGTTTTATTTACAGGTGTTATTTTAATAGGTGTAGGTGGCAGTATGGTTTCAGCCGATGATGATTTTCAACTTACATTAAGATTGAGCCATGTTTTCAGCCCAGAAGAACAGCTAACTAAGTCAATGGATTTAGTTGCCGACAGCATTAGAGAAAAAACTGATGGGGCTATTAATATTCAGACATTCCCTCAGGGCCAGATCGCCGCTTATAAAGATGGTGTAGAACAGGTTGCAAGAGGTGCTAACTTTATTTCTGTAGAAGACCCAACTTACATAGGTGATTACGTACCTGATTTTACAGCTATGGTTGGACCGATGCTTTACAGTAGTTTTGATGAGTATGTAGCTATGACTGATACAGAGCTGGTAGAAGAATTGAAAGAGGAATTAGCAGAAGAACATAATATTAAAGTTTTATCGCTTGATTATGTTTTTGGATTTAGAAATGTGATTACAGATGAAGTTATAGAAACGCCTGAAGATTTATCAGGGTTAAGAATTAGAGTTCCAGGAAGTCAGCTTTTCATCGAAACTTTAAATGCAATGGGTGCTAATGCAACTCCACTACCCTGGGGAGAAACGATCTCAGCTATGCAGCAGGGTGTTGTAGACGGTATTGAAGGATCAGAGTTTACAAATATAGGTAACAGTATTTATGAAGTAAGACAAAATGTTGCTTTAACCCGTCACTTCTTAGGAGCTTGTGGTGTTTATATCAATACAGATGTATGGGACAGCATTCCTGAGAGATATCAGACTATTATTCAAGAAGAATTTGATGAAGGTGCAGTACATATGGTTGAATTGCTTGATTCTCAACATGCTGATGTAGTAGAAGAATTAGAATCCCATGGTGTAGAGTTTAATGAGGTAGATTATGATGCTTTTGTTGAAGCTACTGAAAGTATTTATGATACTTTCCCAGGCTTTAGTGATGATATTTATGAAAGACTACAAAATGAACTAGAAATTATCCGTCATGATTTAGAAAATCAATAA